From a single Armatimonadota bacterium genomic region:
- a CDS encoding dienelactone hydrolase family protein: protein MPAKKKTDSKPKAVKRCYKPMDYIADLYQANLPELAFACKDEEEWKAWRRKLKRKFMDLLGGLDEPKCDLAPQVSRRKRFEGYTREHVIFQSRPNLTVTAWVLIPEGLKGAAPGMICLQGHGPGKDQIVGINDDGSQRTEFGEYQKDFAIQAVRRGYFVIAPDMYGFGERRDPEEIDQAKGASSCRRPSLAAMLLGRTVPGIRVYDVMRCIDYLETRPECNANRIGCMGISGGGTITTFAAAVEERIGAAMISGYLSYWQDSIIPIRHCEDNYVPGVLQYAEMPDIACLIAPRPVFFENGTQDSIFPIKSARRAFRQIKAAYDVLGVAHRCEMEVFEGDHQWWGEKGFPFMDRWLKG, encoded by the coding sequence ATGCCCGCGAAGAAGAAGACCGACTCGAAGCCAAAGGCCGTGAAAAGATGCTACAAGCCGATGGACTACATTGCCGACTTGTACCAGGCGAACCTTCCTGAACTCGCATTCGCCTGCAAGGACGAGGAAGAGTGGAAAGCCTGGCGACGCAAGCTGAAGCGCAAGTTCATGGACCTTCTGGGCGGACTGGATGAGCCAAAGTGCGACCTTGCGCCGCAGGTCTCCAGACGCAAACGCTTCGAGGGCTACACCCGCGAGCACGTGATTTTCCAGAGCCGGCCGAACCTGACTGTAACGGCCTGGGTGCTCATCCCCGAGGGCCTCAAGGGCGCGGCGCCGGGGATGATCTGCCTGCAGGGACACGGCCCAGGCAAGGACCAGATCGTGGGCATCAACGACGACGGCTCCCAGCGAACCGAGTTCGGCGAGTACCAGAAGGACTTCGCTATTCAGGCGGTGCGCCGCGGTTATTTCGTGATTGCGCCTGATATGTACGGCTTCGGCGAACGGCGCGACCCCGAGGAGATCGATCAGGCCAAGGGCGCGTCGAGCTGCCGCAGACCGAGCTTGGCCGCTATGCTTCTCGGCCGCACGGTGCCTGGCATCCGGGTCTATGACGTGATGCGCTGCATCGACTATCTTGAAACGCGCCCGGAATGCAATGCGAACCGGATCGGCTGCATGGGGATTTCCGGAGGAGGCACGATCACGACTTTCGCCGCAGCGGTTGAAGAGCGGATTGGTGCGGCGATGATCAGCGGCTACCTGAGCTACTGGCAGGACTCCATCATCCCCATCCGCCACTGCGAGGACAATTATGTGCCCGGAGTGCTCCAGTATGCCGAAATGCCCGACATCGCCTGCCTGATCGCGCCGCGCCCGGTGTTCTTCGAGAATGGCACCCAGGACAGCATCTTCCCCATCAAGTCGGCGCGCAGGGCGTTCAGGCAGATCAAGGCCGCATATGATGTGCTCGGTGTGGCACACCGGTGCGAGATGGAGGTCTTCGAGGGCGACCACCAGTGGTGGGGCGAGAAAGGCTTCCCGTTTATGGACCGGTGGCTGAAGGGGTAA
- a CDS encoding radical SAM protein — protein sequence MVRRTVGWALNAVTEDWRVFMRQMRVVFGRGHSAPGLYTYRKESRSGKTRVHLRVHNDGSGALFVNVCDPIHLSPSATEITRMLLDGVSPAQITACLKRWHPNAPLDDLAADVGLLADLVNRAGEPSVSCPACAPGLQRTDLFTTRAKAPYKADLALTYDCNNACLHCYNEPGRRALPHLDGAQWRQVIRTLAQVGVPHLIFTGGEPTLHPQLAGLVRLAEKLGILCGLNTNGRRLSDAAFVRKLASAGLDHVQITLLSNQPAVHNRIVQANAHAETVEGIRNCVTAGLHTITNTTLTRDNCGHILETLTLVRDLGVRTFAVNSMICSGSGRCNPAGLREFELSPVLASLLEYARVNDMAMLWYTPTEYCRLSPLELGLGPKCCNAAEYSVCVEPNGDVLPCQSYYEPAGNLLRDGWECIWDSDLFRTIRMRREDPRQSGLPEKCWNCEDLQVCGGGCPLRRQELECDLAGAVGALASDAPNKRED from the coding sequence GTGGTAAGGAGGACTGTCGGCTGGGCGCTGAACGCGGTGACCGAAGACTGGCGAGTATTCATGCGCCAGATGCGTGTGGTATTCGGGCGCGGCCACAGTGCACCGGGGCTCTACACTTACCGCAAAGAGAGCCGGTCCGGGAAGACCCGGGTGCATCTGCGAGTCCACAACGACGGCAGTGGCGCCCTGTTCGTGAATGTGTGCGACCCGATCCACCTCTCCCCCAGCGCTACCGAGATCACCAGGATGCTGCTGGATGGCGTTAGCCCGGCGCAAATCACGGCCTGCCTCAAGCGCTGGCATCCTAATGCGCCCCTGGACGATCTGGCGGCAGATGTGGGGCTCCTCGCTGACCTTGTGAACCGCGCCGGCGAGCCGTCAGTATCCTGTCCTGCCTGCGCGCCAGGCTTGCAGCGGACTGACCTCTTCACGACCCGGGCGAAGGCTCCATACAAGGCGGACCTGGCCCTGACCTACGACTGCAACAACGCCTGCCTGCACTGCTACAATGAGCCGGGCAGGAGGGCTCTGCCGCACCTGGACGGCGCGCAATGGCGCCAGGTCATCCGCACGCTGGCGCAGGTCGGTGTGCCGCACCTCATTTTCACCGGGGGTGAACCGACGCTGCATCCGCAATTGGCCGGACTGGTGCGCCTGGCCGAGAAGCTCGGGATCCTCTGCGGCCTAAACACCAACGGTCGACGCCTGTCAGATGCGGCCTTCGTCAGGAAGCTCGCCAGTGCCGGCCTGGACCACGTGCAGATCACCCTCCTGTCCAACCAACCGGCAGTACACAACCGCATCGTCCAGGCCAACGCCCACGCGGAAACGGTTGAGGGCATCCGCAATTGCGTAACGGCAGGGCTGCATACCATCACCAACACAACGCTGACCCGTGACAATTGCGGGCACATACTGGAGACCCTCACCCTGGTGCGCGACCTGGGCGTGAGAACCTTCGCGGTCAACAGTATGATCTGCTCGGGATCCGGCCGGTGCAACCCGGCGGGGCTGCGCGAATTCGAACTCTCGCCGGTGCTCGCAAGTCTGCTGGAATACGCGCGGGTCAATGACATGGCGATGCTGTGGTACACTCCCACGGAGTATTGCCGTCTTTCGCCCCTGGAACTGGGCCTCGGGCCCAAGTGCTGCAATGCCGCGGAGTACTCGGTCTGCGTGGAGCCCAACGGCGATGTACTGCCCTGCCAGTCGTACTACGAGCCTGCGGGCAATCTCCTGCGCGATGGTTGGGAGTGCATCTGGGACAGCGACTTGTTCCGCACAATCCGTATGAGGCGCGAGGACCCACGACAGTCGGGGCTGCCAGAGAAATGCTGGAACTGTGAAGACCTGCAGGTGTGCGGGGGAGGCTGTCCACTGAGGCGGCAGGAGCTTGAGTGCGATCTTGCAGGGGCTGTTGGCGCGCTTGCGTCTGACGCCCCGAACAAACGGGAGGATTGA
- a CDS encoding discoidin domain-containing protein has protein sequence MRTPGYPVIAALVWSLSAGAPAAEVAPALQGVRLLSAEARGGELANPEFALDGDPETELRFAWPNGGVSLTVDLGGPTVLEGVRITNGHTERLIWLTEVLVGPDPGHLRPLLGRQINLAMWEPAQTTEVPLPPSVGRFAQVRIGAASSSHGRVSEVQFLGRPNLPERHLMCWSSDVQADFLDKLDYLDKDLGATDLWLDYVETAFPQTNHNSGFDLWVASGAFEQLRARGIRYWLAEHEPFTFMVSKPADLADDCKWQTTLRQMRHIYARAKELGFRGIVYDAEDYDGVTQEARERYADVADHVDAWCFADEFGYAGGYYQRGLQVGKVIREVWGCPLMQVYEARMYAGKLDCRAGNYWWLKGIHDAGVEIWIATEKTYGAGEGEVTGPDLPAHLNRWFVRLPEFVPRVQEAFPFAVRILPGFHPWNVRTARPHYLPRYLDEQLAQAADCAPGYWIYNEGNRSAGDPRDTLDAEVLRKLGVTAEDYLAVFRSHRTSRDADGQ, from the coding sequence ATGAGGACTCCTGGGTATCCGGTCATCGCGGCACTGGTCTGGTCGCTCAGTGCGGGAGCGCCGGCCGCTGAGGTTGCCCCTGCACTTCAGGGCGTGCGGCTATTGTCGGCCGAAGCCCGCGGGGGAGAGCTGGCGAATCCGGAGTTCGCGCTTGACGGCGATCCGGAGACCGAACTGCGCTTCGCCTGGCCCAACGGAGGCGTCTCGCTCACTGTTGACCTGGGCGGCCCGACTGTCCTCGAGGGGGTGCGGATCACCAACGGCCATACCGAGCGACTGATCTGGCTTACCGAGGTGCTTGTTGGCCCAGACCCCGGCCACCTGCGTCCGCTCCTGGGAAGGCAGATCAATCTCGCAATGTGGGAGCCCGCGCAGACCACCGAGGTCCCGCTCCCGCCATCGGTAGGCCGGTTTGCACAGGTGCGTATCGGCGCGGCATCATCCAGCCACGGGCGGGTGAGCGAGGTGCAGTTCCTGGGCCGCCCGAATCTACCCGAACGCCATCTCATGTGCTGGTCCTCCGATGTCCAGGCGGATTTCCTCGACAAGCTGGACTACCTGGACAAAGACCTCGGGGCCACCGACCTGTGGCTGGACTACGTGGAAACCGCTTTTCCGCAGACAAACCACAACTCGGGCTTCGACCTGTGGGTTGCCTCGGGCGCCTTCGAACAGCTCCGCGCCCGGGGCATCCGGTACTGGCTTGCCGAACACGAGCCCTTTACATTCATGGTCAGTAAACCGGCGGACCTGGCGGATGACTGCAAGTGGCAGACCACCTTGCGTCAGATGAGGCACATCTATGCACGAGCGAAGGAGCTGGGCTTCCGCGGGATCGTCTACGATGCCGAGGACTATGATGGCGTGACCCAGGAGGCCCGCGAGCGCTACGCGGACGTGGCCGACCACGTGGATGCATGGTGCTTTGCGGACGAGTTTGGCTACGCCGGCGGGTACTACCAGCGCGGTCTGCAAGTGGGTAAGGTGATCCGCGAAGTCTGGGGCTGCCCTTTGATGCAGGTCTACGAAGCGCGCATGTACGCCGGCAAGCTCGACTGCCGGGCCGGGAACTACTGGTGGCTGAAAGGTATCCACGACGCCGGGGTTGAGATATGGATCGCCACCGAAAAGACCTACGGGGCTGGAGAGGGAGAGGTGACCGGGCCTGACTTGCCGGCGCACCTCAACCGGTGGTTCGTGCGCCTGCCCGAGTTCGTCCCCCGGGTCCAGGAGGCCTTCCCCTTCGCCGTCCGGATTCTGCCCGGTTTCCACCCCTGGAACGTACGGACGGCGCGGCCGCACTACCTGCCGCGTTACCTGGACGAGCAACTTGCCCAGGCTGCCGATTGCGCGCCCGGCTACTGGATATACAATGAGGGCAACCGCAGCGCTGGAGATCCCCGGGACACCCTTGATGCGGAGGTTCTGCGAAAGCTCGGAGTAACCGCCGAAGACTACCTCGCGGTTTTCCGCAGCCACAGAACAAGCAGAGATGCAGACGGACAGTAG
- a CDS encoding methyltransferase domain-containing protein, with translation MSIEERPGLPALDEAIRLSDWLAGPRGRLLRRAQIALRRRVLEIGCGHGNVTAELQRRSDAAGGLVIGLDKDAGPARRSGIFTGPLVQADATALPFPDRCFDLVLCQNALLWIADLDRSMAETARVLAPGGLLVAIEPDYGGMLEFPPEISLRDLWLDGLLAAGADPQVGRKLPGAAERVGLHVRVELQNIPCPPNSDGARLLMGLHLDPQSRRRVASVANQLDHTRGNWQAFVHVPYVLVEARKPA, from the coding sequence ATGAGCATCGAAGAAAGGCCCGGCCTGCCCGCACTCGACGAGGCGATCCGCCTGTCCGACTGGCTTGCCGGGCCTCGTGGCAGGCTCCTGCGCAGGGCACAGATCGCCCTGCGACGCCGGGTGCTGGAGATTGGCTGCGGTCACGGCAATGTAACCGCCGAACTCCAGCGGCGATCGGATGCTGCCGGCGGATTGGTAATTGGCTTGGACAAGGATGCGGGCCCTGCCCGGCGTTCCGGCATTTTCACCGGGCCCCTGGTGCAGGCTGATGCCACTGCGCTGCCCTTCCCGGACAGATGCTTCGATCTGGTCCTGTGCCAGAACGCCCTCCTCTGGATCGCTGATCTCGACCGATCGATGGCCGAGACGGCGCGCGTGCTGGCTCCGGGCGGCTTGCTGGTCGCAATCGAACCCGATTACGGGGGGATGCTGGAGTTTCCCCCCGAGATCTCTCTGCGCGACCTGTGGCTTGATGGACTACTCGCGGCAGGCGCGGATCCGCAGGTCGGCCGAAAACTCCCAGGAGCCGCCGAACGCGTGGGGCTCCACGTGCGCGTGGAATTGCAGAACATACCTTGCCCCCCGAACTCCGACGGTGCGCGCCTGCTCATGGGCCTGCATCTTGACCCCCAAAGCCGCCGGCGCGTCGCCTCAGTCGCGAACCAACTTGACCACACCCGGGGCAACTGGCAGGCATTTGTGCACGTCCCCTACGTGCTTGTGGAAGCCCGCAAGCCGGCATGA
- a CDS encoding radical SAM protein, with the protein MNQDPGKRDDEATVGPGLHHFMVLEGETPTRFHLRVDPDGGGMLLANAAEAAHLSPVGVLMVYGVLAGHPDEEILRAVKARFAGAADAQVRADFQRVRALVSDLTARRSDYPITNLVGAELGADGRKLASPYSADVTMGTLEQMQPILRSLWDAAIPQVNIVISPDTDPGALVRTVEFTEDLGMIAGVRAIASWVPSGVLREMANAGLDYLALVFASADPAEHEEMVRAEGDFLRVQAVWDHCRELELCPIAQCPITDRTLGELDEMVEFIAGRDVTDIWFFALACLDGEEEADAAGALPARALPQAATTVFEAAENFGRRIIWQPPVRFNPRIDLASHVIAGPRAGSDVAVRVEPDGSVFPARGPRTCAGNILKQTWQEIWNSPCFTRYREQVEAPSQSAACPDLPICEAWPPEDPAGWSDDSPEADTE; encoded by the coding sequence ATGAACCAGGACCCAGGGAAGAGGGATGACGAGGCCACCGTCGGGCCCGGTCTGCACCATTTCATGGTGCTCGAAGGCGAGACTCCCACGCGTTTCCACCTGCGCGTAGACCCCGACGGCGGCGGCATGCTTCTCGCCAACGCCGCCGAGGCCGCGCACCTGTCCCCCGTGGGTGTGCTGATGGTCTACGGAGTGCTGGCCGGTCATCCGGACGAGGAGATTCTCCGGGCCGTCAAAGCCAGGTTCGCGGGCGCAGCCGATGCACAGGTTCGCGCTGACTTCCAGCGCGTCCGGGCTCTGGTTTCAGATCTGACGGCCCGTCGTTCGGACTACCCCATCACTAATCTGGTTGGCGCGGAACTTGGTGCAGACGGCAGGAAACTCGCATCACCCTACAGCGCCGACGTCACCATGGGCACGCTGGAGCAGATGCAGCCGATCTTGCGGAGCCTGTGGGACGCGGCAATCCCCCAGGTAAACATCGTGATCAGTCCCGACACCGACCCCGGCGCGCTTGTACGCACGGTGGAGTTCACCGAGGACCTCGGAATGATTGCGGGCGTGCGCGCCATCGCCAGTTGGGTGCCATCGGGAGTCTTGAGGGAGATGGCCAACGCGGGCCTGGACTATCTCGCGCTGGTCTTCGCTTCAGCAGACCCCGCGGAGCACGAGGAAATGGTTCGTGCCGAAGGGGACTTCCTTCGCGTACAAGCGGTGTGGGATCACTGCCGAGAGCTGGAGTTGTGCCCAATTGCCCAGTGCCCCATCACCGATCGGACCCTTGGGGAGCTTGATGAGATGGTGGAGTTCATTGCAGGCCGCGATGTCACCGACATCTGGTTCTTCGCCCTGGCATGTCTGGACGGCGAGGAGGAGGCTGATGCGGCGGGCGCTCTCCCGGCGAGAGCATTGCCCCAGGCGGCCACTACGGTTTTCGAAGCCGCCGAGAACTTCGGTCGGCGTATCATCTGGCAGCCGCCGGTCAGGTTCAATCCGCGTATTGACCTCGCATCTCACGTGATCGCTGGGCCTCGCGCGGGGAGCGATGTCGCCGTACGCGTGGAGCCGGACGGGTCGGTATTCCCGGCCCGCGGGCCACGGACATGCGCCGGAAATATCCTGAAACAGACCTGGCAGGAGATCTGGAACAGCCCATGCTTCACCCGTTACCGTGAGCAGGTGGAGGCCCCGAGTCAGAGCGCCGCCTGCCCGGACCTGCCGATCTGCGAGGCCTGGCCGCCCGAAGACCCGGCCGGTTGGAGTGATGATTCACCGGAGGCTGACACCGAATGA
- a CDS encoding PEP-CTERM sorting domain-containing protein: protein MRLLLPIALLAVVAAFPAGASTLTPWQTVATSWAPATGTGSVGFNQFDTLGGTLTLLSIEWEFSTYVDGLADYKNNGTQNAIGCFYQFYDTTNVEDGLGNSLGSYVPTYTSGLFAVNVGATVSKGGDSSVEGASGVWNTAPYIAYFSGNGVVTGFSFDATLYEVFGKPDYVTVTDYTNTTYIQGRIRYEYEESQDIPEPGTIALFGLGLLGVGTVIRRRSA, encoded by the coding sequence ATGCGTTTGCTATTGCCAATTGCCTTGCTCGCGGTTGTCGCCGCGTTTCCAGCCGGGGCCTCTACCCTCACTCCTTGGCAGACGGTCGCGACCAGCTGGGCCCCCGCCACGGGAACAGGCAGTGTCGGTTTCAACCAATTCGATACCCTCGGGGGCACGCTGACGCTCTTGAGCATCGAGTGGGAGTTCTCGACCTACGTCGACGGCTTAGCCGACTACAAGAACAACGGCACTCAGAATGCCATTGGCTGCTTCTACCAGTTCTACGATACCACCAACGTGGAGGACGGCCTGGGCAACTCTCTGGGCAGCTATGTGCCGACTTATACTTCCGGGTTGTTTGCGGTGAATGTTGGCGCTACGGTGAGCAAAGGCGGCGACAGTTCCGTCGAGGGGGCCAGTGGCGTATGGAACACCGCCCCGTACATCGCCTACTTCAGTGGGAATGGCGTCGTCACGGGCTTCTCCTTCGATGCAACCTTGTATGAGGTCTTCGGCAAGCCCGACTACGTGACGGTCACCGACTACACGAATACCACTTACATCCAGGGGCGTATTCGGTACGAGTATGAGGAGAGCCAGGATATCCCCGAGCCAGGCACCATAGCCCTGTTTGGTCTGGGCCTGCTGGGTGTGGGAACCGTCATACGCCGCCGCAGCGCCTGA